A DNA window from Ranitomeya imitator isolate aRanImi1 chromosome 2, aRanImi1.pri, whole genome shotgun sequence contains the following coding sequences:
- the LOC138664805 gene encoding uncharacterized protein: protein MPYMFSSIFWLWYLELPNMSDHVYLSTTQRVLLHWVLSRRFGQPYTVNADPRRRRQRLWVHPLLTQRPSKGHFQRLYSSLRAHPDKFFLYTRMSIRTFDMLLEILRPGLTYQDTWMRKAISAEERLLLTLRFLATGLSYAGLHLEFLIGRSTISVIVRTTCSQIWLKLNEVVMPEPKMDDWLKIATGFQNTCDFPNCIGAVDGKHIRVRKPPNSGSQFYNYKQFFSVVMLAVADSNYRFIIVDIGAYGRTGDSRVFNSSIMGRRLRDNQLNLPPPQQLPGSNAEAVPFVLVGDEAFQLTRHVMRPYPRRNLDHRRRVFNLRLTRARRLVECAFGILVAKWRVLQSAIQLSEASINEVIKACVILHNFTRIHDCLSTNLQNHVMTNHSRPPPYVPPRRRPLSGLKVRDVFTNYFLTPQGATPWQDYAILHV, encoded by the exons atgccctatatgttctcaagcatattttggctgtggtaCTTGGAGCtcccaaacatgtctgaccatgtgtatttaagcacaactcagcgggtgttgcttcactgggtgttgtctcgtcgctttggccagccatatacggtcaatgcagatccgcgaaggaggagacaaagattgtgggtccatcctctattgacccaacgcccgagtaaaggacatttccagagactctattcatctttgagggcccatccagacaaatttttcctgtatactcgcatgtccatcaggacttttgacatgttgctggagatcttacgtcctggactcacctatcaggacacctggatgagaaaagccatctctgctgaggagcgtctgctcctaaccttacg cttcctggccacaggcttgtcctatgcgggtctacacctggagtttctcattgggcgttctaccatttcagtcattgttaggacaacctgttcccaaatatggctgaaacttaacgaagttgtgatgccagagccaaaaatggatgattggctcaaaatcgccactggattccaaaatacttgtgacttccctaactgcattggagctgtggatgggaaacatatcagggtgcgtaagccgccgaactctggttcccaattctacaattataagcagtttttctctgtagttatgttagcagttgctgacagcaactacaggtttataattgtagacattggggcctatggccgaactggagactctagggtcttcaattcgtccataatgggtcgccggctacgtgacaaccagttgaacctcccaccaccacaacaactcccaggctccaatgcggaagcagtgccttttgttttggttggagatgaggccttccaactgacgaggcacgtcatgaggccttaccccaggcgcaaccttgaccaccggcggagggttttTAATTTGAGACttaccagggcacggagactggttgagtgcgcctttgggattcttgtagccaaatggcgtgttcttcagtctgcaattcagctgagtgaggcttcaatcaatgaagtgatcaaagcctgtgtaattctacataatttcaccagaatacatgattgtttgtCTACTAATTTGCAAAATCACGTCATGACCAATCATAGTAGGCctcccccatatgtccctcctcggcgacgtcccctttctggcctaaaagttcgggatgtgttcaccaattattttttgactcctcagggtgccactccctggcaagactatgcaattttgcatgtgtaa
- the LOC138664806 gene encoding uncharacterized protein, whose amino-acid sequence MCVFFVVSVDDVTTRWRSIRDQYRRERQQRERSGAGAPPKKKKYIYFDRLTFLNPSMDLRPTQSNLTDRETGSDSELVIDPVGEGEEVAGPSAAPSCARPTASSSSAHPAPAASEENPEGPQFSSAAAAPSQDDPGNSSSPTVALDRSPQAAVRPQRARRRRELRQSRQNVDAGVMNYLARVREDDGEEGFTRSLAQYLRSIERELRLRLRGCFQILIDACTPPNNPYNLMQMIEQWQMSPENILRPPRLQGQHAHQGSEAPPPRQPTPPPQPPTNQQWQHQHHIAGYHQPSQYGHLSAPSAGGWSQPGFGQYGHFGLGYDSRTYGLQHQGYLPNPGPTHQSGQHQSRQNFPQATITAAQAAGQLGLQRPSDGDPDQSTSPLPTYQDL is encoded by the exons atgtgtgtattttttgttgtttcagtggatgatgttacaacaaggtggcggagcatccgggaccagtataggagggagaggcagcagcgggagagaagtggagccggggcccctcctaaaaaaaaaaaatacatctactttgaccgcctaaccttccttaaccccagcatggacctcaggcc aactcagtctaacctcactgacagggagacagggtcggactcagaactggtcattgacccagttggagaaggtgaagaggtggctggtccatctgctgctccctcctgcGCAAGACCTACAGCATCTTCATCATCTGCCCACCCAGCTCCAGCTGCTTCTGAAGAAAACCCAGAGGGCCCACAGTTctcttctgcagcagcagcacctagccaggatgaccctggtaatagcagcagcccaactgttgccctggaccgatccccacaggctgcagtcagaccccagcgtgcacgacgcaggagagagcttcgccaaagcaggcaaaacgtggatgctggggtcatgaactatttggcccgggttcgagaggatgatggggaggagggattcacacggagccttgcccagtatttacgctccatagagcgggagttgaggcttcgtttgagagggtgttttcagatccttattgacgcatgcacccccccaaataacccatacaatctgatgcagatgattgaacagtggcagatgtcacctgaaaatattctgcggcctccgaGACTACAAGGCCAGCATGCGcaccaaggatctgaagcaccccctccacgtcagccaacacctccaccccaaccaccaactaaccaacaatggcaacatcagcaccatattgcaggatatcatcaaccatcccaatatggccacttgtccgcacccagtgctggaggctggtcccaacctgggtttggacaatatggtcattttgggttggggtatgattcccgcacatatgggctgcaacatcagggttatctcccaaatccaggccccactcatcaaagtggccagcatcagagcaggcagaatttCCCGCAAGCCACTATAACAGCCgcacaggctgctggacaattgggcctgcaAAGGCCATCTGATGGTGACCCAGACCAATCCACTTCTCCCCTTCCtacgtaccaggacttgtaa